Sequence from the Stenotrophomonas sp. 364 genome:
GGCCTTCAGCCACGCCACGCACTGCTTGATGATGCGGTTGGATTCGCGCATTTCGGCCACGCGGCACAGGTAGCGATCGTAGCAATCGCCTTCCTTGCCCAGCGGGATGTCGAAATCGACGGCATCGTACTTGGCATACGGCTGCTTCTTGCGCAGATCCCAGGCAACGCCCGAGCCACGCAGCATCACCCCGGTCATGCCCCAGGCGTGCGCCAGTTCGGGGGTGACCACGCCGATGCCGACGGTACGCTGCTTCCAGATGCGGTTGTCGGTGAGCAGGGTTTCGTACTCGTCGACACGCTTCGGGAATTCAACGGTGAAATTCTCGAGGAAATCGAGCAGCGAACCTTCGCGCGCGGCGTTGAGGTTCTTCAGGGCCTTGCCCTTGTGCCAGCGCGATTCGGTGTACTTGGGCATGCGGTCCGGCAGGTCCCGGTAGACGCCGCCCGGGCGGTAGTACGCCGCGTGCATGCGCGCGCCGGAGACTGCTTCGTAGCAGTCCATCAGCTCTTCGCGTTCGCGGAAGGCGTACAGCATGACCGCCATCGCGCCCAGATCGAGCGCGTTGGAGCCCAGCCACATCAGGTGGTTCAGGATGCGGGTGATTTCGTCGAACAGGGTGCGGATGTACTGCGCACGCTCCGGCGCCTCGATCCCCATCAGGGTTTCGATCGCGCGCACGTAGGCGTGCTCGTTGCACATCATCGACACGTAATCCAGGCGATCCATGTAGCCGATCGACTGGTTGAACGGCTTGGACTCGGCCAGCTTTTCGGTACCACGGTGCAGCAGGCCCACGTGGGGATCTGCACGCATGATGGTTTCGCCGTCCATTTCCAGGATCAGGCGCAGCACACCGTGCGCGGCCGGATGCTGGGGACCGAAGTTCATCGTGTAGTTGCGGATTTCCTGGCGCAGTTCCGCCGGGTTGCTCGCAAAGGCCTGGTGGGCCTGGGGTTCACGCTTGCTCAGATCAGCACTCACTTTACTGCCTCCGTCTGCGCGCTTTCGCCGGCAGCGGTCTGGAAACGGGCATCGTCACGGATCACGCGGGGCACGCCGACACGCGGCTCCACCGAGGTGACCGGTTCGTAGATCACGCGCTTCTTTTCTTCGTCGTAGCGCACTTCGACGTTGCCGATCAGCGGGAAATCCTTGCGGAACGGATGGCCGACGAAGCCGTAATCGGTCAGGATCCGGCGCAGGTCCGGGTGGCCTTCGAAGATCACGCCGAACAGGTCGAACGCTTCGCGCTCGAACCAGTTCAGGCCCGGCCAAACATCGGTCAGCGAGGCGACCACCGGCAGTTCCTCATTCGGCGCAAAGCAACGGATGCGCATGGTGAGGTTGTGCTGGTAGGAACGCAGCTGGGCGACCACGGCGAAACGCTGCAACGGAATCGGCTGCGGCTGGGCGCCATCGCTGGTTTCGCGGGTGGGGAATTCACCCCAGGCGAAACGGCCGACGGACTTGCCCTCGACGCCACGGCTGAAGCCCTGGGACGAAACATCGGCCGTATCCCATTCGTCGCTGCCATAGCCGAGGTAATCCAGGCCGCACAGGTCAACGGCCTGCTCGAAACCGAATACGTCGCGCAGCGCCACAGCGGTGGCATGCCAGTCAGCGGCGGGCACTTCCAGCGTCACTTCGCCGCGGGGTTCGACCACGAAGACCTGCGCACCAGCAAAGTGTGCGGAGAGTCGGTCGATGAAGGAAGGTGCTTGCTCTGCCATGGGGGCTTGGCGTGCTCTAGTCAGGAGGGAGGTCAGCGGGCGATGGTCTGCGTACGCCAGATCTTCTTCTGCAACTGCAGGATCCCGTACACCAGCGCTTCGGCGGTTGGCGGGCAACCGGGGACATAGATGTCCACCGGCACCACGCGGTCACAGCCACGAACCACTGCATAGGAGTAGTGGTAGTAGCCGCCACCGTTGGCGCAGCTGCCCATGGAGATGACCCACTTGGGGTCCGGCATCTGGTCGTAGACCTTGCGCAGGGCCGGGGCCATCTTGTTGAC
This genomic interval carries:
- a CDS encoding NADH-quinone oxidoreductase subunit D; amino-acid sequence: MNFGPQHPAAHGVLRLILEMDGETIMRADPHVGLLHRGTEKLAESKPFNQSIGYMDRLDYVSMMCNEHAYVRAIETLMGIEAPERAQYIRTLFDEITRILNHLMWLGSNALDLGAMAVMLYAFREREELMDCYEAVSGARMHAAYYRPGGVYRDLPDRMPKYTESRWHKGKALKNLNAAREGSLLDFLENFTVEFPKRVDEYETLLTDNRIWKQRTVGIGVVTPELAHAWGMTGVMLRGSGVAWDLRKKQPYAKYDAVDFDIPLGKEGDCYDRYLCRVAEMRESNRIIKQCVAWLKANPGPVMVKNFKVAPPSREDMKDDMEALIHHFKLFSEGYCVPAGETYAAVEAPKGEFGCYLMSDGANKPFRVHLRAPGFAHLSSIDSIVRGHMLADVVAMIGTYDLVFGEVDR
- a CDS encoding NADH-quinone oxidoreductase subunit C; amino-acid sequence: MAEQAPSFIDRLSAHFAGAQVFVVEPRGEVTLEVPAADWHATAVALRDVFGFEQAVDLCGLDYLGYGSDEWDTADVSSQGFSRGVEGKSVGRFAWGEFPTRETSDGAQPQPIPLQRFAVVAQLRSYQHNLTMRIRCFAPNEELPVVASLTDVWPGLNWFEREAFDLFGVIFEGHPDLRRILTDYGFVGHPFRKDFPLIGNVEVRYDEEKKRVIYEPVTSVEPRVGVPRVIRDDARFQTAAGESAQTEAVK